From Apteryx mantelli isolate bAptMan1 chromosome 30, bAptMan1.hap1, whole genome shotgun sequence, the proteins below share one genomic window:
- the LOC106486400 gene encoding cathepsin G-like — protein sequence MRQPQLLLALLLLLSCPWANTSALRGQIVGGHEAQPHSHPYMAYLKFGRFACGGFLVAPSWVMTAAHCLGNITVILGAHNINEPETTQQIRGVLRYHPHPEYDTKTVSNDIMLLKLTAKATLNKYVKTIALPKTSSDLQTGTRCSVAGWGRIEEDQQTDKLFETKISIFSRRKCILLYPQLNNGMVCAGSFHERNDSSQGDSGGPLVCNNVAEGIVSFGYKKPPGVYTRIGNYLPWIRKTMK from the exons ATGCGCCAGCCTCagctgctgctggccctgctgctcctgctctcctgcccttGGGCCAATACCA GTGCTCTGCGGGGTCAGATCGTGGGGGGCCATGAGGCTCAGCCCCACTCCCACCCTTACATGGCGTACCTGAAGTTTGGTAGGTTTGCCTGTGGGGGCTTCTTGGTGGCCCCTTCCTGGGTGATGACAGCCGCACACTGCCTGGG GAACATCACGGTCATCCTGGGTGCTCACAACATCAACGAACCAGAGACAACCCAGCAGATCCGGGGAGTTCTCAGATACCACCCGCACCCTGAATACGACACCAAAACGGTGTCCAACGACATCATGCTCCTCAAG CTGACAGCGAAGGCCACTCTCAACAAGTATGTCAAGACCATTGCGCTGCCCAAGACCAGCAGCGACCTCCAAACGGGCACCAGGTGCAGCGTGGCAGGATGGGGCCGGATTGAGGAGGACCAGCAGACCGACAAGCTCTTTGAGACCAAAATCTCCATCTTCAGCCGCAGGAAATGCATCCTCTTGTACCCACAGCTCAACAACGGCATGGTCTGTGCTGGCAGCTTTCACGAGCGCAACGACTCCAGCCAG GGAGATTCTGGTGGGCCTCTGGTGTGCAATAACGTGGCCGAAGGCATCGTTTCCTTTGGGTACAAAAAGCCTCCTGGGGTCTACACCCGCATTGGCAACTACCTGCCCTGGATCAGAAAAACCATGAAGTAg
- the S1PR4 gene encoding sphingosine 1-phosphate receptor 4 encodes MDGLGLSWLVNHSHPLPPGSARYPELSVDLLSRKGVCLQLAATRNVNIILQHYNFTGKLTNRQSQDEGMSLIRTTFVIISCIIILENLLVLLAILRCLRARRWVYSCIASITVSDLLAGIAYLSNLCLSGKKTFQLSPQLWFLREGILFIALAASTFSLLVTAIERYSAMVRPIAENEASKTLRLRGLIISCWLLALVIGLLPLLGWNCLCDFNACSVLLPLYSKNYILFSVVMFSIILLGIVGLYISIYQLVQASSKQTSSRHSRKRSLRLLKTVLMILGAFIICWSPLFALLLFDAFCETQTCRHLHSLDWTLALAMLNSGINPIIYSLRSVEVRRAVGSLLCCCCVRAGLCKPGSCLVITDINSGSSTESSLRYRDSFRSSVALNARPRAPLSSNSSMMSNLPSL; translated from the coding sequence ATGGATGGTCTGGGCCTGAGCTGGCTGGTGAATCACTCCCATCCCCTTCCTCCAGGCTCTGCTCGATACCCTGAGCTCAGTGTTGACCTGCTCAGCAGGAAAGGAgtctgcctgcagctggctgccACAAGGAATGTCAACATCATCCTGCAGCACTACAATTTCACAGGCAAGCTGACCAACCGTCAGTCCCAGGATGAAGGCATGAGCCTCATCCGCACAACCTTTGTCATCATCAGCTGCATCATCATCCTGGAGaacctgctggtgctgctggccaTCCTGCGGTGCCTGCGAGCCCGCCGCTGGGTCTATTCCTGCATTGCCAGCATCACTGTGAGCGACCTGCTGGCAGGCATCGCCTACCTCTCCAATCTCTGCCTCTCAGGCAAGAAGACCTTCCAGCTCTCACCTCAGCTCTGGTTCCTACGGGAGGGCATCCTCTTCATCGCACTGGCAGCCTCCACCTTCAGCCTGCTGGTGACTGCCATCGAGCGCTACAGCGCCATGGTAAGGCCGATTGCTGAGAACGAGGCCAGCAAGACCCTGCGCCTGCGGGGCCTCATCATATCCTGCTGGCTGCTGGCCTTGGTCATTGGACTGCTTCCGCTGCTGGGCTGGAACTGTCTGTGTGACTTCAACGCCTGTTCCGTCCTCCTGCCTCTCTACTCCAAGAACTACATCCTTTTCTCTGTGGTCATGTTCAGCATCATCCTTCTAGGGATCGTTGGCCTCTACATCTCCATCTATCAGCTGGTCCAGGCCAGTTCCAAGCAAACCAGTTCTCGGCACAGCCGCAAACGGTCCCTGCGCTTGCTCAAGACTGTACTGATGATCCTGGGTGCCTTCATCATTTGCTGGAGCCCCCTGTTCGCCCTGTTGCTCTTTGATGCCTTCTGTGAGACCCAGACCTGCAGACACCTCCACAGCCTGGACTGGACCTTGGCTCTGGCCATGCTCAACTCTGGCATTAACCCCATCATTTACTCCCTCCGGAGCGTAGAGGTGCGCCGCGCCGTGGGaagcctgctgtgctgctgctgtgtccGGGCTGGGCTTTGCAAGCCCGGGAGCTGCTTGGTCATCACAGACATCAACTCCGGCTCATCCACAGAGAGCTCCTTGCGCTACCGGGACAGCTTCCGCAGCTCTGTAGCCCTGAATGCCCGGCCCAGGGCACCCCTCTCCAGCAACTCCAGCATGATGAGCAATCTCCCCAGCCTCTGA